A single Inediibacterium massiliense DNA region contains:
- a CDS encoding flavin reductase family protein, with translation MTKLTWKPGTMVYPVPAVLVSCKDEEKYNIITVAWTGTICSDPAMTYISLRPERYSYDLIKKTKEFVINLTTEDLVYATDFCGVKSGRDVDKFQTLNLTPQKATKVSAPLILESPVNIECRVEDIVPLGSHHMFTAKVLAVNVDDQYMDAKNKFHLEKAKPICYCHGEYYNLKKPLGHFGFSIAKKKRKR, from the coding sequence ATGACAAAATTAACTTGGAAACCTGGAACTATGGTCTATCCTGTTCCTGCTGTTTTGGTATCCTGTAAAGATGAAGAAAAATATAATATCATTACAGTAGCATGGACAGGTACTATATGTTCTGATCCTGCTATGACTTATATTTCTTTAAGACCTGAGAGATATTCTTATGATCTAATCAAAAAAACAAAAGAATTCGTCATCAATCTCACAACAGAAGATTTAGTATATGCTACAGATTTTTGTGGTGTCAAATCTGGAAGGGATGTAGATAAATTCCAAACTCTAAATTTAACACCTCAGAAAGCTACAAAAGTATCTGCTCCCTTGATTTTAGAAAGTCCTGTCAATATTGAATGTAGAGTCGAAGATATTGTTCCTCTAGGTTCTCATCATATGTTTACTGCAAAAGTTTTAGCTGTAAATGTAGATGATCAATATATGGATGCTAAGAATAAATTTCATCTTGAAAAAGCAAAACCTATTTGCTATTGTCATGGAGAATATTATAATCTAAAAAAACCCCTCGGCCATTTTGGATTTTCTATAGCCAAAAAAAAGAGAAAAAGATAA
- a CDS encoding GTP pyrophosphokinase produces the protein MRHWKKILIPYQQAVEELKVKFKGIRNELREMSEYSPIEFVTGRVKKVSSILEKAKKYEISEDEIEEKMEDIAGIRIMCQFVDDIYKVVELIEQRDGKDLEILYVKDYIKDQKESGYRSYHMIIRYPIQTAFGLKKILAEIQIRTLAMNFWATIEHSLNYKYKKDVPNHIQERLKRSAEAAYRLDMEMWGIRDEVINAQRLFEAKSSTVSSIVNNIQILKPIGDEEEVNQFREKFDDLLEHGNILELKDLAEDIKYAIEKYESLE, from the coding sequence ATGAGACATTGGAAAAAAATTCTAATACCTTATCAACAAGCAGTAGAAGAATTAAAAGTAAAATTTAAAGGAATTCGTAATGAATTAAGGGAAATGAGCGAATATTCTCCCATAGAATTTGTAACAGGAAGAGTAAAAAAAGTATCTAGTATACTAGAAAAAGCGAAAAAATATGAAATTTCTGAAGATGAAATAGAAGAGAAAATGGAAGATATTGCAGGAATCCGTATCATGTGCCAATTTGTAGATGATATTTACAAAGTTGTAGAGCTTATTGAACAAAGAGATGGTAAAGATTTAGAAATTTTATATGTAAAAGATTACATAAAAGATCAAAAAGAAAGTGGATATAGAAGTTATCATATGATTATAAGATATCCTATTCAAACGGCTTTTGGACTTAAAAAAATTTTGGCTGAGATTCAAATACGTACTTTGGCTATGAATTTTTGGGCTACTATTGAGCATTCTCTAAATTATAAGTATAAAAAAGATGTTCCGAATCATATTCAAGAAAGACTCAAAAGATCTGCAGAAGCTGCATATCGGTTAGATATGGAAATGTGGGGAATTCGAGATGAAGTAATTAATGCACAAAGATTATTTGAAGCCAAATCTAGTACAGTTTCAAGTATTGTAAATAATATACAGATTTTAAAGCCCATAGGGGATGAAGAGGAAGTGAATCAATTTAGAGAAAAATTTGATGATCTTTTAGAACATGGAAATATTTTAGAGTTAAAAGATCTTGCTGAAGATATAAAATATGCAATTGAAAAATATGAATCCTTAGAATAA
- a CDS encoding nitroreductase family protein, with protein MKNLDFIYKRHSVRKFKDVSVPIEDIHKIIEAATFAPSGKNIQNWRFVVISNKEKIKQIANIIENKNADLATHLENEEEKVKFTKFVKYATFFTKAPVLILVYAGPYEATGLDVLKKIKAPTDEIHDLLKRSPLIQSVGAAMENIMLSATHLGYGTCWMTSQNYAAKEIEDFVGFKEEGYFLAAMTPLGVPDGEPKSPSRKPIQEVMTIIE; from the coding sequence TTGAAAAATTTAGATTTTATTTACAAAAGACACAGTGTACGAAAATTTAAAGATGTATCTGTTCCTATAGAAGATATTCACAAAATTATTGAAGCTGCTACCTTTGCACCATCAGGTAAAAATATTCAAAATTGGCGTTTTGTAGTAATTTCAAACAAAGAAAAAATAAAACAAATTGCAAATATTATAGAAAATAAAAATGCTGATCTTGCAACTCATTTAGAAAATGAAGAAGAAAAAGTGAAATTTACAAAATTTGTAAAATACGCAACCTTCTTCACAAAAGCTCCTGTACTTATTTTAGTATATGCTGGTCCTTATGAAGCTACTGGCCTTGATGTACTTAAAAAAATTAAAGCTCCTACAGATGAAATTCATGATCTTTTAAAACGAAGTCCTTTAATTCAAAGTGTGGGAGCTGCAATGGAAAATATTATGCTTTCTGCTACTCATCTTGGTTATGGAACTTGTTGGATGACAAGTCAAAATTATGCTGCCAAAGAAATTGAAGACTTTGTTGGATTTAAAGAAGAAGGATATTTTCTAGCCGCTATGACTCCACTAGGAGTTCCTGATGGAGAACCAAAAAGTCCTTCTAGAAAACCAATTCAAGAAGTAATGACGATTATAGAATAA
- a CDS encoding metallophosphoesterase, translating to MGLFAIGDLHLSLSVHKPMDIFGYQWENHHEKIKENWCNTINQEDTILIPGDISWGMTLKEAMEDLQWIQDLPGKKFLLRGNHDYWWSSVTKLNNMFENMKFLQNNYLVYEDLAICGTRGWICPNDKKFTQHDQKIYEREIHRLKLSLDEATKGGYRNIIVMTHYPPTNDKIEPSEFTNIYESYSVKKVIYGHLHGKESFKMGLQGFLNGVEYHLVSCDYIDFMPLRIL from the coding sequence ATGGGATTATTTGCAATAGGAGATTTACATCTGAGTTTATCTGTACATAAACCCATGGATATTTTTGGATATCAATGGGAAAATCATCATGAAAAGATTAAAGAAAATTGGTGTAACACGATTAATCAAGAAGATACTATTTTAATTCCAGGAGATATTTCCTGGGGAATGACATTAAAAGAAGCTATGGAGGATTTGCAATGGATACAGGATCTTCCGGGAAAAAAATTTCTTTTAAGAGGGAATCATGATTATTGGTGGAGCTCTGTAACGAAGCTTAATAATATGTTTGAGAATATGAAATTTTTACAAAATAATTATTTGGTCTATGAGGATTTAGCTATATGTGGAACAAGAGGATGGATTTGTCCTAATGATAAAAAATTTACCCAACATGATCAAAAAATATACGAAAGAGAAATTCATAGGTTAAAATTATCATTGGATGAAGCGACTAAAGGAGGATATAGAAATATTATTGTAATGACTCATTATCCTCCTACAAATGATAAAATAGAGCCATCGGAGTTTACAAATATTTATGAATCTTATTCAGTCAAAAAAGTAATATATGGGCATCTACATGGGAAGGAATCTTTTAAAATGGGATTACAAGGATTTTTAAATGGAGTAGAGTATCATTTAGTTTCTTGTGATTATATTGATTTTATGCCATTAAGAATATTATAA